The Phaseolus vulgaris cultivar G19833 chromosome 5, P. vulgaris v2.0, whole genome shotgun sequence genomic interval ttgagcgaaaatatttgaaaaattctcccgaaatagtttttacCTGATATTCCACGTAATAATATTcactgaattcgggacaaaatgcgacaaatttcaggttaaacggatgagtattgacccacgaaaaaaatcaaacagtttcacacacgaacgaaccttcctttcagtcctggcagtgatcaataaaatatttattaccaatcttgtgggacgaatttggggctcaaatcttagcaaaaactcaatacacacagtgatgaacgtctggtaaaaatttcagcccaaaacacccaaggagtaaggcgtagtaagtcccagaccgagagtgcacaaaactggttttccgaaaacaaaacgtcctggcttttcttccccgtatcttctttttgtgattcgtttatggacgtgcctccttacctgggcgcaaacaacatatgaaagtacttgtctgattttttcagcgcaatacggacgcagaataaaaattgcagaaagtaggacgaaatttcacaagttttggtagaggatagccttggtttgagcgaaaatttctaaaaaattctcccaaaatagttttttttcctaaaattccacgtaagcatctccactgaattcgggacaaaacgcgacaaatttcaggtgaaacggatgagtattgaGCCATGAAAAAAATCAAGCAGTTTCACAcccaaacgaaccttccttttagcctggcagtgatcaataaaaaatttattgccaatcttgtgggacgaatctggggctaaactctcagccaaaactcaacagacacagtgacgaacgtctggtaaaaatttcagaccaaaaaacccaaggaataaggcgtagtaagtcctagaccaagagtgaacaaaactggttttctgaaaacaaaacgtcctggcttttctttcccgtatcttctttttgtaattCGTTTATGAACGTGTCTCCTtaaatgggtgcaaacaacatatgaaagtacttgtgtgaattttttcagcccAATACGaacgcagaataaaaattgcagaaagtagggcgaaatttcacaagttttggtagatgaTAGCCTAGGTTTGAGGGAAAATtgctgaaaaattctcccaaaatagttttttcctgaaattccacgtaagaatctccattgaATTCAGGACAAACGCGAAAAGTTTCAGCtgaaacggatgagtattgagccacgaaaaaaatcaaatagtttaacacacgaacgaacctccATTTCAATCCTGGCAGTGATAAATAAagaatttattgccaatcttgtgggacgaatctgagGCTCAAATCTttgccaaaactcaacagacacagtgacgaacgtctggtaaaaatttcagaccaaaacacccaaggagtaaggcgtagtaagtcccaaaccgagagtgaacaaaactggttttccgaaaacaaaacgccTTGGTTTTCTTCCCtgtattttctttttgtgattcgtttatggacgtgcctccttacctgagtgcaaacaacatatgaaagtacttgtgtgaattttttcagtgcaatacggaggcagaataaaaattgcagaaagtagggcgaaatttcacaagtgttggtagaggatagccttggtttgagcgaaaatttttgaaaaattctcccgaaatagttttttcctgtaagaatctccactgaattcgggacaaaacgcgacaaatttcaggtgaaacggatgagtattgaGCCACGAAAAAAACAACCAGTTTAACACACAAACGATCCTTCCTTTCAGtgctggcagtgatcaataaaaaatttattgtcaatcttgtgagACGattctggggctcaaatctcagccaaaactcaaaagacacaatgacgaacgtgtgttaaaaatttcataccaaaacacccaaggagtaaggcgtagtaagtcccagatcgagagtgaacaaaacttgttttcaaaaaacaaaacgtcctgtcttttcttccccgtatcttgtttttgtgattcgtttgtGGACGTGCCTctttacctgggtgcaaacaacatattaaagtacttgtgtgaatttttttcagcgcaatacggacgcagaataaaaattgcagaaagtagggcaaaatttcacaagttttggtagaggatagccttagTTTGAGcgaaaatttttgaaaaattctcccgaaatagttttttcctgaaatttcacgCAAAAATCTCCACTAAATTCGGAACAAAACACGATAAATTTCAGGTGAAATGAATGATTATTgaccacgaaaaaaatcaaattgtttgacacacgaacgaaccttcctttcatccctgacagtgatcaataaaaaatttattgtcaatcttgtgggacaaatctggggctcaagtctcagccaaaacccaacagacacagtgacgaacagctggtaaaaatttcagaccaaaacacccaaggagtaaggcgtagtaagtcccaaccgagagtgaacaaaactggtttttcgaaaacaaaacgtcctggcttttcttccccgtatcttctttttgtgattcatttatggacatgcctccttacctgggtgcaaacaacatatgaaagtacttctgtgaattttttcagcgtaagacggacgcagaataaaaattaCAGAACGTAGGGCGAAACTTCACCAGTTTTGGAGGAGGATAGCTTTGGTTTGagataaaatttcagaaagatTCTCCTGAAATACCTtaaattccatgtaagaattTCCACTGAATTCAGGACAAAAAGCGACAAATTTcaagtcaaacggatgagtattgacccacaaaaaaaatcgaacagtttcacacacgaacgaaccttccttttagCTTTGACAGTggtcaataaaaaatttattgccaatcttgtgagACGAatatggggctcaaatctcagccaaaactcaatggacacagtgacgaacgtctggtaaaaatttcagaccaaaacacccaaagagtaaggcgtagtaagtcccaaccgagagtgaacaaaactggtttttcgaaaacaaaacgtcctggcttttcttccccgtgtcttttttttttattcgtttatggacatgcctccttacctaggtgcaaacaacatatgaaagtacttgtgtgatttTTTTAGCGCAATACGaacgcagaataaaaattgcagaaagtagaacgaaatttcacaagttttgatAGAGGATAGActtcacaaaaatatttttgttttcttaaactTATTTTACCATTGTAGTTTTTTCCATAATCACCATTAAAGATCCAAACCTATTTTTGAACTTTGGTTAACAAACTcatctttgtttttttaaaaaattggaaaCTAGCAAAAATAACACACAAAGAAATGTCTCTCTTAATATAtcaagaaataagaaaaaaattagttatcatGGTAACTAGTAACACAATGAACAAGTTTTATTCCAAACCCAAGTATTTTCCTTGGTCGGGAGCAAATCACAATTTCATAATTGTTAAAGACTAATAGACTAATGGTGTGTTTGTTTCTAAGCGCGAGGAAGAggaaatttgtgtttttttttgtttctttcaaTAATTTTGAAGGTGGGAGAGTGGACGGGGGAGATGATGAATGTCTTTTATTTGTGTTGATTTATGTAGGATTATTATATTTTACTCAAATACCATTGTAcatacattttattataatataaaaaataaattttacataaattatttaataatttaaaaaaatgtttaattatatcattagtaacaacatatatttataaatgagAAGCGTTGATGATCTACTTCAAGAAAAATTCCTTATGCcgaaatatttataataacctattttttatatatttgaattaGAGATAAAACAATACGATGTGATAATGTTTATGaatttcttttaagttttatttcctTCCAAAGAAATATAGTTCAAATTAATTGTGTAGATACTCTCCAACAACACCAAAGGTTAAAATATATCAACATAATAATACCAAAAGTCTCatgtttcaatttcaattttttaccatttttttttcgtATTTGAAACAAGTTGtataatcaaatcaaattacatatctaactaattgaaatatatatttttaaatttttttttgcataaataAACACTATTTTTtcatagtttaaatttttttaatattttattttcgcCTTCATTtacattgattttttaaaatattttttaataattttttattacaactTCCTTATTTTCAAACACTTTTTTTCGTCTTACCATAGATGATATACtgtaaatttaaattcatatttcatgctttgtttttattttttaccttgaaatttaatatatgtaaaatatataatttataaaattatttaaaaattactaaataaattATAGTAACTCACatttttaacaattatttaaaaatttaattagcaTGGTTCATTTAAATAAGAATGTACATAATACCTTAAGAATACTAtttgcaataatttttttatattgtaaacgtaatttatttcttaatatattttttcatttattgaagttgtattttttatatttaaacagATATGTCACTCTTACATTAAACTTTGTTATTTGTCATTCCAATATAAAAGTAAAGTTATGAATAAAACttattacatttatttttttcagaaGTTGAATTGAcattaagaaaatttaaatatatatttattctcTAATTTTCTGATGTATATTTTAAAGTAAACAATAACttaaatatgataattaaatgtgataattaattttagtaATGTTATCTAAAGACTttgatgaaaataatatatcttCTCACCAGATATAAATTACaagttattattataataagtcaagttttcaaaaattaatatattatttatattaacaaaGAAATCTAAAATCACCCAAAATTTAACTATAAGAAAACCTACCCAAATACAATAACAAACAACACTAGTGTAATTTGTATTGTAATATTCAATTTAATGACAACAGTTAtgaagagattttttttaatatttaaagtaattccTATTGTAAGAGAAACTCAATGTAGTATTTTTAAACAATTGTGGAAATTAAtgaaatgcataaaaaatattgttttaatttttttttaatccattaaaagtaaaaaaaaaaagtgtaaaaaaagcaaagaaaatagaaaaaaaaatgttaaaatttacTTCTGAGTCTTCATTAGCCCTATTCAGATTCAGTTCCTCTGTGTGTGCCTTTGTTTCTCTCCCGAACAACAGAACCAGAATCAGTGACTCAAACTCCACAAAATTAGGGTTTTGCAGTGATGGCACTGTGCAACCGCGTCAGATCGGGAATCTCCCTCTTCAACAAATCCACCCTCATCACTTCCCACCGATCCGATCTCCACCGATCCCTCGTTGTTCCTTCCGTTTCCCTCGTAAGAATCATACACCAAACAATCTCAATCTCTCCTTCTGATTTCATTTCCGTGCCCTCAATTCGTGTGAAATTTTTTGAATCTACGATTTGTATGcatttttatgttttgaatCACAACTTGCCTTCGTTTCGTTCCTATTCTTGTACAGGCCTCCAGAAATTATGCCAACGTGCCGGGAGCAAGGGACAGCAAAGTTAAGGTAAACGAATGCTTGgattatgatttattttatgtGATTCATTGAAGAAAAGAATATGCGTGGGAAACTGTGTGCATCGATGTGTTTTTTGGTTAAATAGTTTGTTGAATGGAGTGGTTATGTTTAGCAGAAGGGAATAGGAATAGTCCTTCGCAGTGCAGCGAAAGATGTTTTGAATCCCTGCTGtgatgttttatatttagtgtgTCGATCGGGATTGCCTTGGAAGGAGATACCTTTGGGTAGCCAAAAGAATCTTCTTTTTAATCATGTATTCAGTTAGGGCTGATTGAACATTTGTAGAAAGTTTCTCTTTTCTCTCCcctgttttgtttgttgttgttgttatgCATCGTTTGATTTGGTTTTTCCTTGTCTTTTTTCTCTTCTGTTGCTTTTTAGGTCCCTTTGGCTTTGTTTGGAGGTTCAGGAAACTATGCATCTGCTTTGTACATTGCATCTGTGAAAGCTAATGCAATCGAAAAGGTCGAGTCTGAGATTTTGCAATTTGTTGAGGCAGTTAAGAATAGTTCCAAATTTTCACAGTTTGTAAAGGATGTGTCTGTGGCTAAGGCTATTAGAGTAAAAGTCATCCAGGAGGTTTGTGGAGAAGCTAAGTTTTCAGACTTGACAAAGAATTTCCTTGGTAAGAAGTCTTTAATCCTCTAGTAGGCATGACACGTGTGAATTTCCTTCTGACTTTAGAGCATTAATCCTGAAAGATGTAATAGTTTTTTCTTTCCTGTTCTTCTATATATCTATATTTGGACATGTTATGCGAGTGTAAGCTAATTTTTGGAGGCACTGTGCTTTTTGTGCTATTATTACATTAGTAATAATTCTCATGGTACTGTGGCAGCTATCTCATTGTTAAGCATTCACATCTTTCAGTGGATTTTATATTTGCATCTTCTTTTTACTTCCCTTGATTGGaaattatacttaaaatatAGCTCCATATCACCCAATTGTCTCCAATGTTGATTCCAGTCATATGAAACTTACTGCTAATTGACAGCTTAAGTGTGAAGCACCAGAATTCAGTGCTCTCTTTCTACTTAGCTTTGTCTGCGTGTGATTTATAAAACATTGAAACACATGTtccaattttttaaatactaatatttattaatgtctATAATctacaataatatttaaataataattaaaatatataaagggGGTGCCTCCATTAGTTTTAACATGATAGCTCAGGATTGGCTTTTCTCAGTGCACTTCATGACCTTCCATTGACACATTGGCCAGTGTGGCCTTTAGTTTAGTTAAAAGTGGGTTTTCTGAACTTAGTTTTGGCCTACTATGGTGTTCCATAAAATGAAGGCAGTTTCACCTCTTTACTATTTGATTGTCATCCATCCCATCGAACTAAGTTCCTGATGTCATTAGGATCGATACTAACTGCAAGCTTCCCTGAGCTGTCACATCACTTTATTTCAGTATAGAATTTTGGTTCTCCCAAAGCTTGGATAATTTAGCCTCAGTCTCTTGGACTGCATTATTTTGCAATGCTGTTACAGAAAATTGCAACTATTGAAATTGAGTTTCTAGATCTGAAAGCTTGGCTTCCATGTCATATCCTTTGGACACAATGGTATCTGGCAGATTGGACCAATAATAAAAAGACCAAGGAGAAAAACATGTGTATTTTTGTATTACTGACTGATGGAATTGGGGAGGATTACTGCAAGACTATAACCTCCCGTCACAGAGGAAGTGCTTCAGAGAATAAACACTCTGCCGAAACCCTTAGCTGACAAAGTATAAAACAACAGGAATGCCCAGATATCCCATCACCTTCATTAACCCCTCTAAAACTATCACCCTTTTTTGGTAATGGCAGTGACGCCAAAACAGTAAGGAACACAAAAGAATTTAGTCATATGCTCCTTTCTTAATTCACATTGTATTTCTCCTAGTATAGATGCTAAACTTAGGTCACTTCTCTGATGCTCAAGCTGGACCTATTCTACTTAGTTGACTTTATGCTAATTATATGAGTTTGGCCATGTTgaataatacttttaaaaagGATGCCTTTGGGAGTGTTACACAAACAGAAAAGGTCTGAAGTATGacaatctctctctctctctctctcattaAGTATGACAGCCAGTACTGTCAAAATATTATGTCAACTTGTTTGATGATACATGATTTTCCTCCTGTCAGTGTCAAGATGTGTTGCAGACATAGGTGGAATGATCAGGACGGTTCCTCCAAGGTGCTATATCATTGAAGTGGTGTGCAAAAATAGCCCCATTTTTTTGCATATTTTGTGCCTTATTGTCTCGGCAAGTAATaattgtgtctctgcctctggGCACTAGTTCCCCTCTCCTATCTCTTGTGCCCAACCCTTCCTATCTCTCTCTTATGTAACTCACAGCACTTTCTTCCCTCTCTGATTTCTGTTGCTGCTTCACTTTCTTCCCTTGTGCTTTCTCTGAGTCTCTTTTCTTCTCTGGTTGTGCTGTGGCTGTGTTATCTGGGTTCTTGCATGTATCAGTATTTAAATAGAAGATAGATAGATATGGGCAAAGAACGGAAATTGAACCTGTGCATGGTGGATTCACCATCCACTGCCTTGATCAATTTGGTTACATCCACCTTTATACTATGTAAAAATGATCTATGTCTCAATTtcttaataaataatgaaacaaataaaaaatgcatGTAGAAACCTAAATAATAGGATTACTATTAAGATAAAAAAGGAGCAATATTAAAAAAGTTGTTTGCATTCTGGTTGAAACTTAAAATACGTGTTATAATAGTGTGAGTCTTCAAGGTTACATGCCGTGGTATTTGTTGGAACTCATGTCTTTGGAGAATGCTAGCTACTTTGGTGCCACTTCTTTAGCACTTCAAACTATCTTATTTATCCTTGAACTAATTAGATGGCAgctacatttatttttttatactatgattcattgattattattatttggttGTGAAGTTATTGTTGCTGAGAATGGACGGCTTAAAAACTTAGAGACCATTGCAAAGAGGTTTACGGAGTTGGCAATGGCATACAAGGGAGAAGTGAAAGCGACTGTGACCACTGTTGTTGTAAGTAGTGTTATACCTTTTAGAGTATTTTTACATACTCAGATTTTAGCATGTTATATATCCAATTCTAAAGAAGAGCTAGTATATTAGCATGCCTTACACCTACAGATAATTGCTGTTTTATTGCTTAGTAGTTGCTGCTGTAAACTGTCTAAATACTCATATGCTAGTATCGGTAGTTGGGTATGTTGGTGTTTTGTGAAATTATATCAACATTGGCCCTTGGATGCTTAGTTGGATACATGATATGAAGTTATGTCGCTGAACAACAGAGTGATTAGTTATTCCcttaactatatttttatgCCAGGCTCTTCCCCCTGAAGAGGAAAAGGCCTTGAAGGAGACTCTTCAAGAAATAATAGGTTCTGGAGCAAAGGTTCATCTTGAACAGAAGGTACTGTGTGGAATTTTTTCCACCTGAGATTATGTGTGTACGTCTCCTGAGTTCGAGTTGTTAATTAGTGATTTTTTCCCTTTTGATTTTTCAGATTGATCCAAGCATACTTGGTGGCCTTGTGCTGGAATTTAGCCAGAAGGTCTTTGATATGTCTATTAAGACTAGGGCACAACAGATGGAGAGGATCCTCCGAGAACCTGTATCCATTGCCAACATCTAAAAGACAACATTTTGTGTGTTGTCATGGTTTAACTTACATTCTTGTTCATTATAAATTGTGTGGATACAGATTTCTATGGGATGGAATGCCatcattttgcaaataaaagcTACCTCTTTCCAACTTCTTGTTATGCTTTGTTGCAATTTTTTAGTGTATCTGAATATATTTTGATTTGGAATTTTGAAGAGGTTTTAGTTTGTGGGTGTTGTCTGTCATAATATGGATATTCAATAATGATGCATCCTAATACAAAGCAAAGGAAGTTAAGTCTGTATGGAGGCGTTGGATGGGGTACTTGATGAGAAGTATTAGttatgcataaaaaaatattagaagatAAACATAATATAAAAGAGTAATTTTATTGGAAGGATCTAATATTTACAAATGAATTAACATTAAAACTGTAATTGGAGAAGATGAAACATTTAACATGGGTGACGACAAAcacattctttttttaattacagATACACCACTTGTTAAatattcatgttttttttttctcacaaacAATGAAGCACTTGTCGTTGTCTTCACATTTGTTGTATTTCTATGCTAACTTTAGACAACATTATCTCAACCCTTTTCCTTCACCCATTTTCAATGCTCCTCCATTTTCTACACAACACAAAATATATTCAATATTCAACCATTAATTCAAACCAAACAAATAATAAAGCATGCATAAATTAGTGAGTAGAGAATCTTATAGattcaaaacaaaaacttaCCATTAGTGAGTAGAGAAACTTATAGATTCAAAACAAAACTTACCAATGTTGGTGCATAAATTAGTAGACTTTAGTGAGTAGAGAATCTTATAGATTCAAAACAAAACTTACCATTAGTGAGTAGAGAATCTTATAGATTCAAAACAAAACTTATCAATGTTGGTGCATAAATTAGTagacttttg includes:
- the LOC137834745 gene encoding ATP synthase subunit O, mitochondrial yields the protein MALCNRVRSGISLFNKSTLITSHRSDLHRSLVVPSVSLASRNYANVPGARDSKVKVPLALFGGSGNYASALYIASVKANAIEKVESEILQFVEAVKNSSKFSQFVKDVSVAKAIRVKVIQEVCGEAKFSDLTKNFLVIVAENGRLKNLETIAKRFTELAMAYKGEVKATVTTVVALPPEEEKALKETLQEIIGSGAKVHLEQKIDPSILGGLVLEFSQKVFDMSIKTRAQQMERILREPVSIANI